A single genomic interval of Streptomyces graminofaciens harbors:
- a CDS encoding DUF6529 family protein, with the protein MTVDPNAATQGFPSPQPAPARPGAARYLVPALVACAVAVGLGVYGKVHDPAGTAFNLAGFSSTGAVKSWLATVSFGFAIVQLVSALMLYGRLPGPSWSGVLHRWSGRVAFLVAVPVAVHCLYALGYQTYETRVMWHSVLGCFFFGVFSAKMLLLRSERLPGWLLPIVGGLVFAALTVVWLTSALWFFRTFGVTT; encoded by the coding sequence ATGACCGTCGATCCGAACGCCGCCACCCAGGGCTTCCCGTCCCCGCAACCCGCCCCCGCCCGCCCGGGCGCCGCCCGCTATCTGGTCCCGGCGCTGGTGGCGTGCGCGGTCGCGGTCGGCCTCGGCGTGTACGGCAAGGTCCACGACCCGGCGGGCACGGCCTTCAACCTCGCGGGCTTCAGCAGCACGGGCGCGGTGAAGTCATGGCTGGCGACCGTGTCGTTCGGTTTCGCGATCGTGCAGCTCGTGTCGGCGCTCATGCTGTACGGCAGGCTGCCGGGCCCGAGCTGGTCGGGGGTGCTGCACCGCTGGTCCGGGCGGGTGGCGTTCCTGGTCGCGGTGCCGGTGGCGGTGCACTGCCTGTACGCGCTCGGCTACCAGACATACGAGACGCGCGTCATGTGGCATTCCGTCCTGGGTTGTTTCTTCTTCGGTGTTTTCAGTGCAAAGATGCTGTTGCTCCGCTCGGAGCGACTGCCCGGCTGGCTCCTGCCGATCGTCGGCGGCCTGGTCTTCGCCGCTCTCACGGTCGTCTGGCTGACCTCGGCCCTCTGGTTCTTCCGCACGTTCGGGGTGACGACATGA
- a CDS encoding branched-chain amino acid ABC transporter permease/ATP-binding protein, whose product MASLTYDLTLAGLSVGSAAALTGVGLIVTYRATGVLNFAHGAIAMVCAYLLREFTVDWGWPLTLGAAVTLLVVAPGIGLALERLVFRPLSILGGDPAQTLVASIGVFVLLVGGAALLWGQGARADAPTLVPADPWGQLAVAVAMAAAVGATTRWTRFGRELRAVVDDRQLAVLSGVDADRVAAAGWAFGSFTAGLTGVLLAPYVRLDPYGMPLLVMEVVAVAVAARMRSLPVAVLVALGIGVAQSQLTRLHPSGWAQPLLQAVGANLFVVALLVAALVLPGVGTGDALPRTATARVPTPPGAWIVAALLFLLPLGFAGQDLHTSVQVPALGVVLLSLVVVTGRGGQISLGQAAYAGLGALFTALLAAGRFPFLPAVPELTALLLAVLLVAPLGLLTGWPAIGRHGLALALATFAVGVGVSRFVFAQPYATSGLTVSRPAGFEGDRAYYVLELGLLCCALLATRALRRGRTGRALAAMRDHQSGASAAGVRVPSLKLTAFVAGAALAALGGGMLTMGVRAFDPGAYDPVRGLLWFAAIVVLGADSTLGALAAAALLVGLDAGTRGGVAAAVIGVSAVLVGRFPGGPYEALRAAVVGRRSRRRTGALTAAGVRARERMRRATVPGGATASAASAVEGAARAGGVARTRRGIGHSEAVRSGGAGRPPAAGEGAPGRVRAEGMSGAAGQRPPPRPGSPAEPRPPGTRADSRLPSLRARRLHLRYGEFTALDGVDLDVSPGRVTAVVGPNGAGKTTLFHCLAGTLRPDGGHVRLGGRDITRLPAHARTRLGIARTFQQLAVFPSLTVAENVRVGAEQGRIADPAAVERALRLFELDGPVRDLPAAGLPTGTLRRVELARAFAGGPRVLLLDEPAAGLDTAEVEVLARVLRALAADGTALLVVEHDLDLVADLADVVHVMTAGRIVTSGPAGHVLGTLRGTAGP is encoded by the coding sequence ATGGCGTCTTTGACGTACGACCTCACGCTGGCAGGGCTCTCGGTCGGCAGCGCGGCGGCCCTCACGGGAGTCGGTCTGATCGTGACGTACCGCGCGACCGGGGTGCTCAACTTCGCGCACGGGGCGATCGCGATGGTGTGCGCGTATCTGCTGCGCGAGTTCACCGTGGACTGGGGCTGGCCGCTCACGCTCGGCGCCGCCGTGACCCTGCTGGTGGTGGCGCCCGGCATCGGTCTGGCCCTGGAACGCCTGGTGTTCCGCCCTCTCTCGATCCTCGGCGGCGACCCCGCGCAGACCCTCGTGGCGTCCATCGGCGTCTTCGTCCTCCTCGTGGGCGGGGCCGCGCTGCTGTGGGGCCAGGGGGCGCGGGCGGACGCGCCGACGCTGGTGCCGGCGGACCCGTGGGGCCAGTTGGCGGTGGCCGTCGCCATGGCGGCGGCGGTGGGCGCGACCACGCGCTGGACCCGCTTCGGCCGTGAACTGCGGGCCGTGGTGGACGACCGGCAGCTCGCCGTCCTCAGCGGTGTCGACGCGGACCGGGTGGCCGCCGCGGGCTGGGCGTTCGGCTCGTTCACGGCCGGCCTGACGGGCGTACTCCTGGCCCCGTACGTCCGTCTGGACCCGTACGGCATGCCGCTGCTGGTGATGGAAGTGGTCGCCGTGGCGGTGGCCGCCCGGATGCGCAGCCTCCCGGTGGCCGTGCTGGTGGCTCTGGGCATCGGGGTCGCCCAGAGCCAGCTGACCCGGCTGCACCCGTCGGGCTGGGCGCAGCCGCTGCTCCAGGCGGTGGGAGCCAATCTGTTCGTGGTGGCGTTGCTGGTCGCGGCCCTGGTCCTGCCCGGCGTGGGGACGGGGGACGCGCTCCCGCGCACGGCGACCGCGCGGGTGCCGACACCACCGGGGGCGTGGATCGTGGCGGCGCTCCTCTTCCTCCTGCCCCTGGGCTTCGCCGGCCAGGACCTGCACACCTCGGTCCAGGTACCGGCGCTGGGCGTGGTGCTGCTCTCGTTGGTCGTGGTGACGGGCAGAGGCGGCCAGATCTCGCTGGGCCAGGCGGCGTACGCGGGCCTGGGCGCGCTGTTCACGGCACTGCTGGCGGCGGGGCGCTTCCCGTTCCTGCCCGCCGTGCCGGAGCTGACGGCCCTGCTGCTGGCGGTCCTCCTGGTCGCCCCCCTGGGCTTGCTGACCGGCTGGCCGGCGATCGGCCGCCACGGCCTGGCACTCGCCCTCGCGACCTTCGCGGTGGGCGTCGGAGTGAGCCGTTTCGTCTTCGCCCAGCCGTACGCGACCTCGGGCCTCACCGTGTCCCGCCCGGCGGGCTTCGAGGGTGACCGCGCGTACTACGTCCTGGAGCTGGGGCTGCTGTGCTGCGCGCTGCTGGCCACGCGTGCCCTGCGCCGGGGCCGCACGGGCCGGGCCCTCGCGGCGATGCGGGACCACCAGTCGGGGGCGTCGGCGGCGGGCGTCCGCGTGCCCTCGCTCAAGCTGACGGCGTTCGTGGCGGGCGCCGCACTGGCCGCCCTCGGCGGCGGCATGCTCACCATGGGGGTACGCGCGTTCGACCCCGGCGCGTACGACCCCGTCCGGGGCCTCCTCTGGTTCGCCGCGATCGTCGTACTCGGCGCCGACAGCACGCTGGGCGCGCTCGCGGCCGCCGCCCTGCTGGTCGGCCTGGACGCGGGCACGAGGGGCGGGGTGGCGGCCGCGGTGATCGGGGTGTCGGCGGTGCTGGTCGGCCGCTTTCCCGGCGGACCGTACGAGGCGCTGCGCGCGGCGGTCGTAGGGCGGCGTTCGCGGCGGCGGACTGGTGCGCTGACGGCGGCGGGAGTGCGGGCTCGGGAGCGGATGCGGAGGGCCACTGTTCCGGGCGGTGCCACGGCGTCGGCGGCCTCTGCGGTGGAGGGCGCGGCACGGGCCGGGGGCGTTGCGAGGACGCGAAGGGGCATCGGCCACAGCGAAGCCGTGCGCTCCGGCGGAGCGGGACGGCCGCCGGCTGCGGGCGAGGGGGCGCCCGGCCGGGTGCGCGCCGAGGGGATGTCCGGCGCTGCGGGGCAGCGTCCCCCGCCGCGGCCCGGCTCCCCGGCCGAGCCGCGGCCACCGGGAACCCGCGCGGACAGCCGCCTCCCCTCTCTCCGAGCCCGCCGCCTCCACCTCCGCTACGGCGAGTTCACCGCCCTGGACGGCGTCGATCTGGACGTATCCCCCGGCCGGGTCACCGCTGTCGTGGGTCCCAACGGCGCCGGGAAGACCACCCTCTTCCACTGTCTCGCCGGGACGCTGCGGCCGGACGGCGGACACGTCCGGCTCGGCGGACGGGACATCACCCGGCTGCCGGCCCACGCCCGCACCCGGCTCGGGATCGCCCGGACCTTCCAGCAGCTGGCCGTGTTCCCGTCGTTGACCGTGGCCGAGAACGTCCGGGTGGGCGCCGAGCAGGGCCGGATCGCCGACCCCGCGGCCGTGGAACGGGCCCTGCGGCTCTTCGAGCTCGACGGACCGGTGCGGGACCTGCCCGCCGCCGGGCTGCCGACCGGGACACTGCGCCGCGTCGAACTCGCACGGGCGTTCGCCGGAGGCCCCCGGGTGCTGCTGCTCGACGAGCCCGCCGCCGGGCTCGACACCGCCGAAGTGGAAGTTCTCGCCCGAGTGTTGCGCGCCCTCGCCGCCGACGGCACGGCCCTGCTGGTCGTCGAGCACGACCTCGACCTGGTCGCGGACCTCGCCGACGTCGTGCACGTCATGACCGCGGGCCGGATCGTCACCTCCGGCCCCGCCGGACACGTGCTCGGCACTCTCCGGGGAACGGCCGGACCATGA
- the cmk gene encoding (d)CMP kinase — protein MERATVIVAIDGPSGTGKSSTSKAVAAQLGLSYLDTGAQYRAITWWMVNNGIDIEDPSAIAAVAGKPEIVSGTDPTGPTITVDGTDVAGPIRTQEVTSQVSAVSAVPEVRARITELQRSIASDAENGIVVEGRDIGTTVLPDADLKIFLTASPEARAARRSGELKGADVQSTREALLKRDAADSSRKTSPLAKADDAVEVDTSELTLQQVIECVVTLVEEKRAGK, from the coding sequence GTGGAACGCGCCACAGTGATCGTTGCCATCGACGGCCCCTCCGGCACGGGCAAGTCGAGCACCTCGAAGGCCGTGGCCGCGCAGCTCGGGCTGAGCTATCTGGACACGGGCGCCCAGTACCGGGCGATCACGTGGTGGATGGTCAACAACGGCATCGACATAGAGGACCCCTCGGCGATCGCGGCCGTGGCCGGGAAGCCGGAGATCGTCTCCGGGACCGACCCGACGGGCCCGACCATCACCGTCGACGGCACGGACGTCGCCGGGCCGATCCGCACCCAGGAGGTCACCTCCCAGGTCAGCGCGGTGAGCGCCGTACCGGAGGTGCGGGCCCGGATCACCGAGCTGCAGCGGTCGATCGCCTCCGACGCCGAGAACGGCATCGTCGTCGAGGGCCGTGACATCGGTACGACCGTGCTGCCCGACGCCGACCTGAAGATCTTCCTCACCGCCTCCCCGGAGGCGCGTGCCGCCCGCCGCAGCGGTGAGCTGAAGGGCGCCGACGTCCAGTCGACCCGCGAGGCCCTCCTCAAGCGGGACGCGGCTGACTCCAGCCGGAAGACCTCGCCGCTGGCCAAGGCGGACGACGCGGTCGAGGTGGACACCTCGGAGCTGACCCTCCAGCAGGTCATCGAGTGTGTGGTCACCCTCGTCGAGGAGAAGCGGGCGGGGAAGTGA
- a CDS encoding ABC transporter ATP-binding protein, whose protein sequence is MTVIALRHARVRYGPLEALHGVTLAAPGPGLTVLLGRNGSGRTTVLRALAGTVPLTGGAVVWDGTEITRMPAFERARRGLVLVPELRAVFGSLTVRENLELAAPDPAYALEAYPQLGPLLSHRAGTLSGGERRMLALSRALLARARVLLVDEPVQGMSPTVAARTYELLGALDACVVVAEQRLPPGLREAPAFVYELRRGTVAFAGEAAELS, encoded by the coding sequence ATGACCGTCATCGCGCTACGGCACGCGCGCGTGCGCTACGGCCCCCTGGAGGCCCTCCACGGCGTCACCCTCGCCGCGCCCGGCCCCGGCCTGACCGTGCTGCTCGGCCGCAACGGCTCCGGCCGTACGACCGTCCTGCGGGCCCTCGCCGGTACGGTCCCGCTCACCGGCGGGGCCGTGGTGTGGGACGGGACGGAGATCACCCGGATGCCCGCGTTCGAGCGTGCCCGGCGCGGACTCGTGCTCGTGCCGGAGCTGCGGGCCGTCTTCGGCTCGCTCACCGTCCGCGAGAACCTCGAACTCGCGGCACCGGACCCCGCGTACGCCCTGGAGGCCTACCCGCAGCTCGGCCCACTCCTCTCCCACCGGGCGGGCACCCTCTCCGGCGGCGAGCGGCGCATGCTGGCCCTCTCCCGCGCGCTGCTGGCACGCGCACGCGTGCTGCTCGTCGACGAACCCGTCCAGGGCATGTCCCCGACGGTCGCGGCCCGCACGTACGAGCTGCTGGGCGCCCTCGACGCCTGCGTGGTCGTCGCCGAGCAGCGGCTGCCGCCCGGCCTGCGCGAGGCGCCGGCCTTCGTGTACGAACTCCGACGCGGAACGGTCGCGTTCGCCGGTGAGGCGGCCGAACTGTCCTGA
- a CDS encoding transglycosylase family protein has translation MSACADNTRRTQTARKTRATAVLAGAILLAPLGLLTATGNAVAADSGVWDRIAKCESGGNWHINTGNGYYGGLQFAASTWRAYGGTAYASTADKASKAQQIAIATKVQRAQGWGAWPTCSARAGAYGSAPSSNTGTSTKKSTRSAAPSKTPPRSSGHTDRSSARGDYTVRSGDTLSGIAARHGTTWQRIFAANKTSIGGDPNMIVPGQRLDL, from the coding sequence ATGTCCGCATGTGCCGACAACACTCGTAGGACGCAGACCGCTCGCAAGACGCGAGCGACGGCAGTGCTCGCCGGGGCCATACTCCTCGCCCCGCTGGGACTGCTGACCGCCACCGGCAACGCCGTGGCCGCCGACAGCGGAGTGTGGGACCGCATCGCCAAGTGCGAGAGCGGCGGCAACTGGCACATCAACACCGGCAACGGCTACTACGGCGGACTCCAGTTCGCCGCCAGTACCTGGCGCGCGTACGGCGGAACGGCCTACGCGTCCACCGCCGACAAGGCCTCCAAGGCCCAGCAGATCGCGATCGCCACGAAGGTGCAGCGCGCCCAGGGCTGGGGCGCGTGGCCCACGTGCTCCGCGCGCGCCGGGGCGTACGGCAGCGCGCCTTCGTCGAACACGGGTACGTCCACCAAGAAGTCGACCAGGTCCGCCGCGCCGTCGAAGACGCCGCCGCGTTCCTCGGGGCACACGGACCGCAGTTCCGCCCGCGGCGACTACACCGTCCGTTCGGGTGACACGCTGAGCGGGATCGCCGCCCGGCACGGGACCACCTGGCAGCGGATCTTCGCCGCCAACAAGACCTCCATCGGTGGTGACCCCAACATGATCGTGCCCGGCCAGCGGCTCGACCTCTGA
- the aroH gene encoding chorismate mutase yields the protein MAVRAVRGAVQLERDEAGHMDEQVGELLTAVLERNGLTPDDLISIWFTATPDLHSDFPAAAARKLGTGFADVPLICAQELDIEGALPRVVRLLAHIESDRPRSEIAHVYLGAAAALRKDIAQ from the coding sequence GTGGCGGTACGAGCGGTCCGGGGCGCCGTCCAGCTCGAGCGGGACGAGGCGGGGCACATGGACGAGCAGGTCGGCGAGTTGCTGACCGCCGTCCTGGAGCGCAACGGGCTCACCCCGGACGACCTGATCAGCATCTGGTTCACGGCCACGCCCGACCTGCACAGCGACTTCCCGGCGGCCGCCGCACGCAAGCTCGGCACCGGCTTCGCCGACGTACCGCTGATCTGCGCGCAGGAGCTGGACATCGAGGGCGCCCTGCCCCGGGTCGTGCGGCTCCTCGCGCACATCGAGTCCGACCGGCCCCGCTCCGAGATCGCGCACGTCTACCTGGGCGCCGCGGCCGCACTCCGCAAGGACATCGCCCAGTGA
- a CDS encoding lysophospholipid acyltransferase family protein: protein MYGLWKPRVLGSWKVPAAGPVIFAVNHSHNIDGPMVMGVAPRPTHFLIKKEAFIGPLDPFLLGIGQVKVDRSTADRTAITQALGILENGGVLGIFPEGTRGEGDFASLRAGLAYFAVRSGAPIVPVAVLGSSEKSGRLMKGLPPLRSRVDVVFGDPFEAGDGSGRRTRKALDEATERIQKQLGAHLDHARRLTGRR, encoded by the coding sequence ATGTACGGGTTGTGGAAGCCGCGGGTGCTGGGTTCCTGGAAGGTGCCCGCAGCAGGTCCGGTGATTTTCGCCGTCAACCACTCCCACAACATCGACGGGCCGATGGTCATGGGCGTGGCGCCCCGGCCGACGCACTTCCTCATCAAGAAGGAGGCGTTCATCGGTCCGCTCGACCCCTTCCTGCTCGGCATCGGCCAGGTGAAGGTGGACCGCTCGACCGCCGACCGCACGGCCATCACCCAGGCACTGGGCATCCTGGAGAACGGCGGAGTCCTCGGTATCTTCCCCGAGGGCACCCGAGGCGAGGGCGACTTCGCGTCGCTGCGCGCCGGGCTCGCGTACTTCGCGGTGCGCAGTGGGGCGCCGATCGTGCCGGTCGCCGTCCTGGGAAGTTCCGAGAAGAGCGGGCGGTTGATGAAGGGGCTGCCCCCGCTGCGCTCCCGTGTCGACGTCGTCTTCGGCGATCCGTTCGAGGCGGGCGACGGCAGCGGACGGCGGACGCGCAAGGCACTCGACGAGGCGACCGAGCGCATCCAGAAGCAGCTCGGCGCACACCTGGACCACGCCAGGCGGCTCACCGGCCGCCGGTAA
- the der gene encoding ribosome biogenesis GTPase Der gives MNDQFPSEHEHGELGDAEYAEFMELAAVEGFDIEDVEGAIEEAGHGPLPVLAVVGRPNVGKSTLVNRIIGRREAVVEDKPGVTRDRVTYEAEWAGRRFKVVDTGGWEQDVLGIDASVAAQAEYAIEAADAVVFVVDAKVGATDTDEAVVRLLRKAGKPVVLCANKVDGPSGEADASYLWSLGLGEPHPVSALHGRGTGDMLDAVLEALPEAPEQSFGTAVGGPRRIALIGRPNVGKSSLLNKVANEERVVVNEIAGTTRDPVDELIELGGVTWKFVDTAGIRKRVHLQQGADYYASLRTAAAVEKAEVAVILIDASESISVQDQRIVTMAVEAGRAMVIAYNKWDTLDEERRYYLEREIETEFGQVAWAPRVNVSARTGRHMEKLVPAIETALAGWETRVPTGRLNAFLGELVAAHPHPIRGGKQPRILFGTQAGTKPPRFVLFASGFIEAGYRRFIERRLREEFGFEGTPIHISVRVREKRGKKK, from the coding sequence ATGAACGACCAGTTTCCCTCCGAGCACGAGCACGGAGAGCTTGGCGACGCCGAGTACGCGGAGTTCATGGAGCTCGCCGCGGTAGAGGGCTTCGACATCGAGGACGTCGAGGGCGCGATCGAGGAGGCGGGCCACGGCCCGCTGCCCGTGCTCGCCGTCGTCGGCCGCCCGAACGTCGGTAAGTCGACGCTCGTGAACCGCATCATCGGCCGCCGTGAGGCGGTCGTCGAGGACAAGCCGGGCGTCACCCGCGACCGCGTCACCTACGAGGCCGAGTGGGCGGGCCGCCGCTTCAAGGTCGTCGACACGGGCGGCTGGGAGCAGGACGTCCTCGGCATCGACGCCTCCGTCGCCGCCCAGGCCGAGTACGCGATCGAGGCGGCCGACGCGGTCGTCTTCGTCGTCGACGCCAAGGTCGGCGCCACCGACACCGACGAGGCCGTCGTACGACTGCTGCGCAAGGCCGGCAAGCCCGTGGTGCTGTGCGCCAACAAGGTCGACGGCCCGAGCGGCGAGGCCGACGCGTCGTATCTGTGGTCCCTGGGTCTCGGCGAGCCCCACCCGGTCTCCGCCCTGCACGGCCGTGGCACCGGCGACATGCTGGACGCCGTTCTGGAGGCCCTCCCGGAGGCGCCCGAGCAGTCCTTCGGTACGGCGGTCGGCGGCCCACGCCGTATCGCCCTGATCGGCCGCCCGAACGTCGGCAAGTCCTCGCTCCTGAACAAGGTGGCGAACGAGGAGCGCGTCGTCGTCAACGAGATCGCGGGCACGACCCGTGACCCGGTCGACGAGCTGATCGAACTCGGCGGCGTCACCTGGAAGTTCGTCGACACGGCGGGCATCCGCAAGCGCGTCCACCTCCAGCAGGGCGCCGACTACTACGCCTCGCTGCGCACGGCCGCCGCCGTCGAGAAGGCCGAGGTGGCGGTCATCCTGATCGACGCCTCCGAGTCCATCTCGGTGCAGGACCAGCGCATCGTGACGATGGCCGTCGAGGCCGGGCGCGCGATGGTTATCGCGTACAACAAGTGGGACACCCTCGACGAGGAGCGCCGCTACTACCTGGAGCGGGAGATCGAGACCGAGTTCGGCCAGGTCGCCTGGGCGCCCCGGGTGAATGTCTCGGCGCGTACCGGCCGCCACATGGAGAAGCTGGTCCCCGCGATCGAGACGGCCCTCGCCGGCTGGGAGACCCGCGTCCCGACGGGCCGCCTGAACGCCTTCCTCGGCGAGCTGGTCGCCGCCCACCCGCACCCGATCCGGGGCGGCAAGCAGCCCCGCATCCTCTTCGGCACCCAGGCCGGCACCAAGCCCCCGCGCTTCGTCCTCTTCGCCTCCGGCTTCATCGAGGCGGGCTACCGCCGCTTCATCGAGCGCCGTCTGCGCGAGGAGTTCGGCTTCGAGGGCACGCCGATCCACATCTCGGTGCGGGTGCGCGAGAAGCGCGGCAAGAAGAAGTAG
- a CDS encoding prephenate dehydrogenase, whose amino-acid sequence MRTALVIGTGLIGTSAALALAQRGVTVHLSDYDPEQARTAAALGAGTDEAPEGPVDLAIVAAPPAHVAATLADAMRRGVARGYLDVASVKGGPRRELEELGLDLSPYIGTHPMSGREKSGPLAATGDLFEGRPWVLTPTRDTDTEVLNLALELVSHCRAVPVVMDADAHDRAVALVSHMPHLVSSLVAARLEHAEEAAVRLCGQGIRDVTRIAASDPRMWIDILSANPGPVADLLADVSTDLDETVRALRALQSSDEAKRREGATGVETVLRRGNAGQVRVPGKHGSAPRVYEVVAVLIDDQPGQLARIFADAGMAGVNIEDVRIEHATGQQAGLVQLMVEPKAAPVLTAALRERGWAIRQ is encoded by the coding sequence GTGAGAACCGCACTCGTCATCGGCACCGGCCTCATCGGCACCTCGGCCGCCCTGGCCCTCGCCCAGCGCGGCGTCACCGTCCACCTCAGCGACTACGACCCCGAGCAGGCCCGTACGGCGGCCGCGCTCGGCGCCGGCACGGACGAGGCCCCCGAGGGTCCGGTCGACCTCGCGATCGTCGCCGCCCCGCCCGCGCACGTGGCCGCGACCCTGGCCGACGCCATGCGCCGCGGCGTGGCGCGCGGCTACCTGGACGTCGCCTCCGTCAAGGGCGGCCCGCGCCGGGAGCTGGAGGAGCTGGGCCTCGACCTCTCCCCCTACATCGGCACGCACCCCATGTCGGGCCGCGAGAAGTCCGGCCCCCTGGCCGCCACCGGTGACCTCTTCGAGGGCCGCCCCTGGGTGCTGACGCCGACCCGGGACACCGACACCGAGGTCCTGAACCTCGCCCTGGAGCTGGTCTCGCACTGCCGGGCCGTCCCCGTGGTCATGGACGCGGACGCCCACGACCGCGCCGTGGCCCTCGTCTCGCACATGCCGCACCTGGTCTCCAGCCTGGTCGCCGCGCGCCTGGAGCATGCCGAGGAGGCTGCCGTACGGCTGTGCGGGCAGGGCATCCGGGACGTGACCCGGATCGCGGCGTCCGACCCGCGCATGTGGATCGACATCCTCTCCGCCAACCCCGGCCCGGTCGCCGACCTGCTCGCCGACGTCTCCACCGACCTGGACGAGACGGTACGGGCCCTGCGCGCCCTGCAGTCCTCCGACGAGGCCAAGCGCCGCGAGGGCGCCACCGGCGTCGAGACCGTGCTCCGACGCGGCAACGCCGGCCAGGTCCGCGTACCCGGCAAGCACGGGTCCGCTCCGCGGGTCTACGAGGTCGTGGCCGTACTCATCGACGACCAGCCGGGCCAGCTCGCCCGCATCTTCGCCGACGCGGGCATGGCCGGCGTCAACATCGAGGACGTACGCATCGAACACGCGACCGGCCAGCAGGCCGGTCTGGTGCAGCTGATGGTGGAGCCGAAGGCGGCGCCGGTGCTGACGGCGGCGTTGCGGGAGCGGGGTTGGGCGATCCGGCAGTAG